Proteins from a single region of Companilactobacillus farciminis KCTC 3681 = DSM 20184:
- a CDS encoding FAD-dependent oxidoreductase → MNELQTDIVVVGAGASGIGASLAASENGGKVILLEKGDKFGGAGMFGAQGLFAAGSKLQKQNGIDYSPSDAYKEMLNYTHYRSNTRLTKAIINKSADTIDWLAKNGLQTELVNNTQEVHQEHPRVYHQYIDKFDGFQKLMNNFTNNGGQLLTKTVVESINYSADNSIKLIINQDGDSKQITCSKVIFSDGGYVGNQEMVDKYLTINSKDLYSMGERKATGDGIKMLTELGADNSGLGVFENHAASVVSKTDPKWHNNTIFSLTNLPFLWLNRRGERFVNEDIVYDFALWGNTTYTNGGYYYFVLDQPTIDYLKNNQLNWTDSFERTFKTLSHDPMTHAIGPFENIDSDLQEAIDQGAAVCGESIEDLAEKLNLDPTILEKNFEQYNHVVSEKTDSDFGKDSEFLKFNISKAPFYAIKAQSTTLGTIGGISVDDKLHALKTDGQVLPNLFVTGNNASGMYDTSYPTLEGISCAFAWNSGRIAGETAVNELKK, encoded by the coding sequence ATGAATGAATTACAAACAGATATAGTAGTCGTCGGGGCTGGGGCCTCAGGAATTGGAGCTAGTCTTGCCGCATCAGAAAATGGTGGAAAAGTTATTTTACTAGAGAAAGGTGATAAATTCGGTGGTGCCGGCATGTTTGGTGCTCAAGGTTTATTCGCTGCTGGCAGTAAATTGCAAAAGCAAAACGGAATCGACTACTCCCCTAGTGATGCATATAAGGAAATGCTTAATTATACTCATTACCGTTCTAATACCCGTTTGACAAAAGCCATCATCAACAAATCAGCTGATACAATCGACTGGCTAGCAAAAAATGGTCTACAAACAGAATTAGTGAATAATACTCAAGAAGTTCATCAAGAACACCCCCGTGTTTATCATCAATACATTGATAAATTTGACGGTTTCCAAAAACTAATGAATAACTTCACTAATAACGGTGGACAATTACTAACCAAAACTGTTGTTGAATCAATTAATTATTCAGCCGATAATTCAATCAAATTAATCATCAATCAAGATGGCGACAGTAAACAAATAACTTGTTCTAAAGTGATTTTCTCCGATGGTGGTTACGTTGGAAACCAAGAAATGGTCGATAAATATTTAACTATCAACAGTAAAGACCTTTACAGTATGGGCGAACGCAAAGCTACCGGTGATGGTATTAAGATGCTGACGGAATTGGGTGCCGACAACAGTGGCCTAGGTGTTTTTGAAAATCACGCTGCATCAGTCGTTTCTAAAACTGACCCTAAGTGGCACAACAATACTATCTTCTCCTTAACCAATTTACCTTTCTTGTGGTTGAATCGTCGTGGCGAAAGATTCGTCAATGAAGATATTGTCTACGATTTCGCCTTGTGGGGCAATACTACTTACACTAACGGCGGATACTATTATTTCGTACTCGATCAACCAACAATCGACTATTTGAAGAATAACCAATTAAATTGGACTGATTCTTTTGAAAGAACTTTCAAAACCCTTTCACACGATCCGATGACTCATGCCATTGGTCCTTTTGAAAATATTGATTCTGACCTACAAGAAGCTATTGACCAAGGTGCTGCCGTCTGTGGCGAAAGCATTGAAGATCTAGCTGAGAAATTGAATCTTGACCCTACTATTCTTGAAAAGAATTTTGAACAATACAATCATGTCGTATCTGAAAAAACCGATAGTGATTTTGGTAAGGATTCCGAATTTTTGAAATTTAATATTTCGAAAGCTCCATTCTATGCCATAAAAGCTCAATCAACTACTTTAGGTACTATTGGCGGAATATCTGTCGATGATAAACTACACGCTTTAAAGACTGACGGACAAGTTTTGCCTAATTTATTCGTTACTGGAAATAATGCTAGTGGTATGTATGATACTTCTTATCCAACCCTTGAAGGTATCAGTTGTGCCTTTGCTTGGAACTCTGGTCGAATTGCTGGTGAAACAGCCGTTAATGAACTAAAAAAATAA
- a CDS encoding SGNH/GDSL hydrolase family protein codes for MKRIVLFGDSTMMGFRDGKASDILAKRIRKDFPGYEVINMSISDYKTNNAMTRVDRVKRLNPAVVILGFGVNDISTDDEIKPGKFAANLTNIIETLGSSKVILLSPPYIDWIKDPTRPWTRQLQFELVTEHLSKQLDVSYIDLLHDMANCDNLNDLLQADGLHFTKQGYSLLEDELIPEIKATLTNNQLVSN; via the coding sequence ATGAAGAGAATAGTATTATTTGGGGACTCGACCATGATGGGTTTTCGTGATGGCAAAGCTAGTGATATCTTGGCTAAACGCATCCGAAAAGACTTTCCTGGTTATGAAGTCATTAATATGTCGATTTCCGACTATAAGACCAATAATGCTATGACACGTGTTGATCGAGTTAAACGTCTGAATCCTGCCGTAGTAATTTTAGGATTTGGCGTCAACGATATTTCGACAGACGATGAAATCAAACCTGGTAAATTTGCGGCCAATTTGACTAACATAATAGAAACTTTAGGATCAAGTAAAGTTATTTTATTATCTCCTCCTTATATTGACTGGATCAAAGATCCTACCAGACCTTGGACCCGCCAATTACAATTCGAGTTGGTAACGGAACATTTGAGCAAGCAACTAGACGTATCGTATATCGACTTGCTACATGACATGGCAAATTGCGATAATCTTAATGACTTGCTACAAGCAGACGGTTTGCACTTTACCAAGCAAGGTTATAGCCTCTTAGAAGACGAGTTAATACCAGAAATTAAAGCCACATTAACTAATAATCAGTTAGTGTCGAACTAA
- a CDS encoding Firmicu-CTERM sorting domain-containing protein, translating into MRKIIFTLMILFGVGMSLEPTVVSAATDDFNIKIDGKFSDWDDKPKHDVYYDFGPVKEASLLADDKYIYYYVSTSKSHKDNLGFQTVDYQLKIGNRLHVIYIKNAWDIKPNQNTKVLLQDNSNGDRNLVNSPAIVHRFVGPGYDYAVMECRIPYEELDAASMAGQDISMKTPQLGMQIITAVGGSTGPYVLAGVGVVIAAFGIFKYRKRKIIK; encoded by the coding sequence ATGCGTAAAATAATTTTCACATTAATGATTTTATTTGGCGTGGGGATGTCGTTAGAACCAACAGTTGTGTCAGCCGCAACGGATGATTTTAATATTAAGATCGATGGTAAATTTTCGGATTGGGATGATAAGCCAAAACATGATGTTTACTATGATTTTGGTCCTGTGAAAGAGGCCTCTTTATTGGCTGATGATAAATATATTTATTATTACGTCAGTACATCGAAGAGTCATAAAGATAACTTGGGCTTTCAAACTGTTGACTACCAACTAAAAATTGGAAATCGTTTACATGTGATTTATATCAAAAATGCTTGGGATATTAAGCCCAATCAAAATACTAAAGTCTTATTGCAGGACAATAGTAATGGTGATAGGAATTTAGTCAATTCGCCGGCAATCGTTCACCGATTCGTTGGTCCTGGGTATGACTATGCGGTTATGGAATGTCGAATTCCTTATGAAGAATTGGATGCTGCATCAATGGCAGGACAAGATATTAGTATGAAGACGCCGCAATTAGGGATGCAAATTATCACGGCAGTTGGCGGTAGCACAGGTCCATATGTTTTGGCTGGTGTTGGTGTAGTTATTGCCGCATTTGGAATATTCAAATATCGAAAAAGAAAAATAATTAAATAA
- a CDS encoding GPP34 family phosphoprotein: MDLNIPQKYFILSCNEKGSIRIFKNTRRRAYLAESSFFDLALNDIIDLTDNSVIINKVLPDDKKYLNEFFQIINKNQGKSVTHVLRAMATNEKITRAIYNEIGDSLVDQVDVTKAVTGLVFKTNNYLPNRNVKRDLVSDLRKEILTADKISPEAFALLATLYGNHDLKFYFSQFEQKQLKDKMALYNNDPTYEKLFELSKRLNRVTLTLLS, translated from the coding sequence ATGGATTTAAATATTCCTCAAAAATATTTTATTTTATCGTGTAACGAAAAAGGTAGTATTCGTATTTTTAAGAATACCAGACGTCGTGCTTATTTGGCGGAAAGTTCATTCTTTGATCTAGCGCTAAATGACATTATCGATTTGACTGACAACAGTGTCATCATTAATAAGGTTTTGCCGGATGACAAAAAATATTTGAACGAATTTTTCCAAATTATCAACAAAAATCAAGGTAAAAGCGTCACTCACGTTTTGCGAGCCATGGCTACCAACGAAAAGATCACCCGAGCTATTTATAATGAAATCGGCGATTCTTTAGTTGATCAAGTCGACGTGACAAAGGCTGTGACTGGTTTAGTTTTCAAAACTAACAATTACTTGCCTAATAGAAACGTCAAACGTGATTTAGTTTCTGACTTGCGTAAAGAAATCCTGACGGCGGACAAAATTTCACCAGAGGCTTTCGCATTGTTAGCTACACTTTATGGCAACCACGACTTGAAGTTTTACTTCTCACAATTTGAACAAAAACAACTCAAAGATAAGATGGCTTTGTATAACAATGATCCTACTTACGAGAAATTGTTCGAATTGTCGAAACGTTTGAACCGCGTTACTTTGACACTTTTGAGTTAA
- a CDS encoding NAD(P)H-binding protein, protein MDKYIFTGVDGNFGGIAAETAIKLLDKSQLIFTAPTEKGIAKYRDQGYETRVTDFNDPDGLAKAFQGAKKVLLISMPFVGEKRRQAHKNVVDACVASGVQQIVYTSLVNSTDPTNPSIEKLDHAWTESYVENTELDYIFLRNSQYAEAMITNYYTMAKTGVLANNQGDGKMLTFLVKTVLSLPLTLWPQIWNTQF, encoded by the coding sequence ATGGACAAATATATTTTTACTGGTGTAGATGGCAATTTCGGTGGTATAGCTGCAGAAACAGCCATTAAATTGCTCGACAAGTCTCAATTAATTTTCACCGCTCCTACAGAAAAAGGAATCGCAAAATATCGTGATCAAGGCTATGAAACTCGCGTCACTGACTTCAATGACCCTGATGGTTTAGCCAAAGCTTTTCAAGGAGCTAAAAAAGTACTGCTTATTTCCATGCCTTTCGTGGGTGAAAAACGTCGTCAAGCTCACAAAAATGTTGTCGATGCCTGCGTTGCTAGTGGCGTTCAACAAATCGTTTATACTTCTTTAGTTAATTCAACCGACCCAACTAATCCAAGTATCGAAAAATTAGACCATGCTTGGACAGAATCTTACGTTGAAAATACCGAATTGGATTATATTTTCCTACGTAATTCTCAATACGCTGAAGCAATGATTACTAACTACTATACAATGGCAAAAACTGGTGTCCTAGCTAATAACCAAGGTGATGGTAAGATGCTTACATTTCTCGTCAAGACTGTGCTATCGCTGCCGCTTACGCTATGGCCTCAAATTTGGAACACTCAATTTTAA
- the helD gene encoding RNA polymerase recycling motor HelD, with product MTDKSKVSELDEKQIEQAHLDDVVDKIKKSETKLQEHITVAEEDLKVINDAFDDIHLGVSGDSISMDAALSIHQQQQMLDERNNSWQQSRQRLDILKKLEKTPFFARLDFQEKGEPKKESVYIGLSSFTDEKDHFLVYDWRAPISSIYYDGKLGEVTYQTPDGEQSVDLFLKRQFLVEDGKIKAYFDTQETIGDQMLLEVLDGKSSTHMKGIVKTIQTEQNKIIRDTKSKLLFVQGAAGSGKTSAILQRIAFLLYRYRGTLTSSQVVMFSPNSLFNDYIKDVLPEMGEQNMVQMTYKQFLARRLPNLSVETLSEQFETVVDTQSKNVGKFVSDLEFFKIMTNYSKLLGQSGMAFKDIKFQDKVFIPKEKIQEIYYSYGPQYNLGNRLDATVDRLVKMLRRKIGSEMRSKWVSERIENLSKEQLQALYVTADQEFKNGDEERKFLARKIVTAMMQGVYKYIKQLRFLNVATNYLNFLKAVPKIIDLQKHGITDEQWKKYVTDFIQNFNNKQISMNNLSPYLYLYDLVTGKHGELEMKFVFIDEIQDYTPFQLAYMKYKFPRARYTMLGDLNQSIFTKKNSQTLLSEAQSLFDADETRVVQLVHSYRSTKQITDFTKAMLTNGQKIEPFNRNGDLPNLLQAQSEAESVQQVIKQIKANDEHKYTTAIIAKTLADADQLHKMLSEQGVKSTLIRSENQRLATGTIVLPSFLAKGLEFDAVIMWDASKDKFDEDEQQLVYTIASRAMHRLTITSIGELSQLLQRVPEKYYQIEEKA from the coding sequence ATGACAGATAAATCTAAAGTTAGTGAATTAGATGAAAAACAAATTGAACAAGCACATCTCGATGATGTGGTTGATAAAATCAAGAAGTCTGAAACTAAACTTCAAGAACACATTACCGTTGCTGAAGAAGATCTAAAAGTTATTAATGATGCTTTTGATGACATTCATTTAGGTGTCAGTGGCGACTCAATTTCGATGGATGCGGCCCTTTCGATTCATCAACAACAACAAATGCTTGATGAAAGAAATAACAGTTGGCAACAATCACGTCAACGTTTGGATATTTTAAAGAAACTGGAAAAGACACCTTTCTTCGCACGACTAGATTTCCAAGAAAAAGGCGAACCTAAGAAAGAATCAGTTTATATCGGTTTGAGTTCTTTTACTGATGAAAAAGACCATTTCTTAGTTTATGACTGGCGAGCACCAATTTCTTCAATCTATTACGACGGAAAATTGGGCGAAGTTACTTACCAAACACCAGATGGCGAACAGTCGGTTGATTTATTCTTAAAACGTCAATTCTTAGTTGAAGATGGCAAAATCAAAGCTTACTTTGACACTCAAGAAACTATTGGGGATCAAATGCTACTAGAAGTTTTGGATGGTAAATCTTCGACTCACATGAAGGGTATCGTCAAGACTATTCAGACTGAACAAAACAAGATCATTCGTGATACTAAGTCTAAATTATTGTTCGTTCAAGGAGCTGCCGGATCTGGTAAAACTTCAGCTATCTTGCAAAGAATCGCATTCTTACTATATAGATATCGTGGAACTTTAACTTCTAGTCAAGTGGTTATGTTCTCACCAAACTCACTATTTAATGACTATATCAAAGATGTTTTGCCTGAAATGGGTGAACAAAACATGGTTCAAATGACTTATAAGCAATTCTTAGCTCGTCGTTTGCCTAATTTAAGTGTAGAAACACTCTCAGAACAGTTTGAAACTGTCGTTGATACACAGAGCAAGAATGTTGGTAAATTTGTCTCTGACCTTGAATTTTTCAAGATTATGACTAACTACAGCAAGTTATTAGGACAAAGCGGGATGGCCTTCAAGGATATTAAATTCCAAGACAAAGTCTTCATTCCTAAAGAGAAGATTCAAGAGATTTATTACAGCTACGGTCCTCAATACAACTTGGGAAATCGTTTGGATGCGACAGTTGATCGACTAGTTAAAATGCTACGTCGTAAAATTGGTTCAGAAATGCGCTCGAAGTGGGTTTCTGAACGAATCGAAAATTTGAGCAAAGAACAACTGCAAGCTCTATATGTAACTGCAGATCAAGAATTCAAAAATGGCGATGAAGAAAGAAAATTCCTAGCTCGCAAGATCGTAACTGCTATGATGCAAGGCGTTTACAAGTATATTAAGCAATTGCGCTTCTTGAATGTCGCTACCAACTATTTGAATTTCTTAAAAGCCGTACCAAAGATTATCGATTTACAAAAACATGGTATTACTGATGAACAGTGGAAGAAGTACGTCACAGACTTTATTCAAAACTTTAATAATAAACAGATCTCAATGAATAACCTCAGTCCATACTTGTATTTGTATGATTTAGTAACTGGTAAGCACGGTGAATTGGAAATGAAGTTTGTCTTTATTGATGAAATTCAAGATTACACTCCATTCCAACTAGCTTATATGAAATACAAATTCCCAAGAGCTCGTTACACAATGCTAGGGGACTTGAATCAATCAATCTTTACTAAGAAGAACAGTCAAACACTACTTTCTGAAGCCCAAAGTTTATTTGATGCCGATGAGACTCGAGTAGTACAACTAGTTCATTCATATCGTTCCACAAAACAAATTACGGACTTTACGAAGGCAATGTTGACGAATGGACAAAAAATTGAACCGTTCAATCGAAATGGTGATTTACCAAACCTTTTGCAAGCTCAATCGGAAGCAGAATCGGTTCAACAAGTTATCAAGCAAATCAAGGCTAATGATGAGCACAAATATACAACAGCTATCATTGCCAAAACGCTAGCGGATGCCGATCAGTTGCACAAGATGCTAAGTGAGCAAGGTGTTAAATCTACTTTGATTCGTTCTGAAAACCAACGTTTAGCAACCGGAACAATCGTCTTGCCATCATTCTTGGCTAAAGGTTTGGAATTTGATGCAGTCATTATGTGGGATGCTTCAAAGGACAAATTCGATGAAGATGAGCAACAGTTAGTTTATACGATTGCTTCTCGTGCTATGCATAGATTGACGATTACTTCGATTGGAGAATTGTCACAATTGTTGCAACGCGTACCGGAGAAATATTATCAAATTGAAGAGAAAGCTTAA
- a CDS encoding formate/nitrite transporter family protein produces MFTPEEILQKSINAGTNKLKKTLLAKMILGFIGGAMISLGFLAYVRVTASIPKDLASVKALVGGAVFPIGLIVILLAGGELATGNMMAVGTSLFDKKAHLLDYLKNLLVITLFNFIGAIFVAYFFGHVVGLTHARPFQQAVISIASAKTDASFWSALISGIGCNWLVGLAVWLSFGAKDAAGKILGIWFPIMIFVAVGFQHSIANCFIIPAAIFEGGSTWGLFLQNFIPVYLGNIIGGLIFVAGFYYYSYADKK; encoded by the coding sequence ATGTTTACTCCGGAAGAAATTTTACAAAAGAGTATCAATGCAGGAACTAACAAGTTGAAAAAAACTTTGTTGGCTAAAATGATTTTAGGTTTTATCGGTGGGGCGATGATCTCATTAGGATTTCTCGCTTACGTGAGGGTGACGGCTTCGATCCCAAAGGATTTAGCCAGTGTCAAAGCCTTAGTTGGTGGGGCAGTCTTTCCAATTGGTTTGATTGTGATTTTGTTAGCTGGTGGCGAATTGGCGACTGGAAATATGATGGCAGTTGGAACGTCGCTATTCGATAAAAAAGCTCACTTGTTAGATTATTTAAAAAATTTGTTGGTAATTACGTTGTTTAATTTTATCGGTGCAATTTTTGTCGCCTACTTCTTTGGTCACGTGGTGGGATTGACGCATGCACGACCTTTCCAACAAGCAGTGATAAGTATCGCGAGTGCCAAGACTGATGCTAGTTTTTGGTCGGCTTTGATTTCTGGCATTGGCTGTAATTGGTTAGTCGGATTGGCTGTTTGGCTGTCCTTTGGAGCCAAAGATGCAGCTGGAAAGATTTTGGGAATTTGGTTTCCTATCATGATCTTTGTGGCAGTAGGGTTCCAACATAGTATTGCTAATTGCTTTATCATTCCCGCAGCGATTTTTGAGGGTGGCAGTACTTGGGGATTGTTCCTTCAAAACTTTATTCCTGTATATCTAGGTAATATCATCGGTGGATTAATTTTTGTTGCCGGTTTTTATTACTATAGTTATGCTGATAAAAAATAA
- the coaA gene encoding type I pantothenate kinase: MQSLANYDEFTRKQWENFHGEYTKQAITDGELRKIKSLDDEISIDDVRSIYAPIRHLLHIYLKNYRKLTKLKTEFLGGDTRKVPFIIGVSGSVAVGKSTTARLLKIMLERAYPQYKVSQMTTDGFLYPSKILKERHLMDKKGFPETYDMGKLLKFLGDVKTKGGRIKYPLYSHNIYDIIPGKYEETDNPDILIVEGINVLQLPQNEQIYVSDFFDFSIYIDAEINDIEEWFLNRFETLLDLAHNDPNSYYYQFTRMPEKEAMDMAKNVWDTINYPNLRDYIKPTMNRADLILHKSEDHQIDKIYLRKY; encoded by the coding sequence ATGCAAAGTTTAGCTAACTATGATGAATTTACTCGAAAGCAATGGGAAAACTTCCACGGTGAATATACCAAGCAGGCGATTACTGATGGAGAATTGCGTAAAATCAAGTCATTGGACGATGAAATTTCAATCGATGACGTTCGTTCGATTTATGCGCCAATCCGCCATTTACTTCATATTTATTTGAAGAATTATCGCAAGTTGACCAAATTAAAAACTGAATTTTTGGGTGGAGACACTCGAAAAGTTCCGTTTATTATTGGTGTTTCCGGTTCAGTAGCAGTTGGGAAGAGTACCACGGCACGATTATTAAAAATAATGTTGGAGCGGGCTTATCCGCAGTATAAAGTGTCACAGATGACGACCGACGGATTTTTATATCCTAGTAAAATTTTGAAAGAACGTCATTTAATGGACAAAAAGGGTTTCCCAGAGACTTATGACATGGGCAAACTCTTGAAGTTCTTAGGCGACGTCAAAACTAAAGGTGGTCGCATCAAGTATCCACTTTATTCACATAACATTTACGATATTATTCCAGGAAAGTATGAAGAAACTGACAATCCAGATATTTTGATCGTTGAAGGTATCAATGTATTACAATTGCCTCAGAACGAACAGATTTATGTCAGTGACTTCTTTGATTTTTCAATTTATATTGACGCTGAAATAAATGATATTGAAGAATGGTTCTTGAATCGTTTTGAAACGTTATTGGATCTAGCTCACAACGATCCTAACAGTTACTATTACCAATTTACCCGGATGCCTGAAAAAGAAGCGATGGATATGGCAAAGAACGTTTGGGATACAATCAACTATCCAAATTTGCGCGATTATATTAAGCCGACAATGAATCGAGCCGACCTGATTTTGCACAAATCTGAAGACCATCAGATCGATAAAATTTATCTAAGAAAATATTAA
- a CDS encoding L,D-transpeptidase has translation MDYKKISGIAIIVLFIAALGYGGYQAVASQTKDVKVEAKDSAKVKKAPKKEVPSPKNVKDDKDMVPLKDFDYNTASEKKDYPNLSEHPDAFIDVDIATQRMYIKEGKTVLYEMYASTGKKDATPKGTYHIQGERGEFFYTQPLKLGAYYWVSFLNHGEYLFHTTPTDEQGNYVESIAKTLGREPSSHGCIHLSVPDCKWVYENVPYGMKVVIHGDFKA, from the coding sequence ATGGATTATAAAAAAATATCAGGAATTGCTATTATCGTACTTTTCATTGCAGCACTAGGATACGGGGGCTATCAAGCTGTTGCTAGTCAGACTAAAGATGTCAAAGTTGAAGCTAAAGATTCAGCTAAGGTAAAGAAAGCTCCCAAAAAGGAAGTTCCTTCACCTAAAAACGTCAAAGATGACAAAGACATGGTGCCATTGAAGGATTTTGATTATAATACAGCTTCAGAAAAGAAGGACTATCCTAATTTATCAGAACATCCAGATGCTTTTATCGATGTTGATATTGCGACACAAAGAATGTACATCAAGGAAGGCAAGACAGTTCTTTACGAAATGTATGCCTCAACCGGTAAAAAGGATGCCACACCAAAGGGTACTTATCACATTCAAGGTGAACGTGGGGAATTCTTTTATACTCAACCATTGAAATTAGGTGCTTATTATTGGGTTTCCTTCTTAAATCACGGCGAGTATTTATTCCATACAACACCAACTGATGAACAAGGAAACTATGTCGAGTCGATTGCCAAGACTTTGGGTAGAGAACCATCATCACACGGTTGTATTCACTTGTCTGTTCCCGATTGTAAGTGGGTCTATGAGAATGTACCATACGGTATGAAAGTCGTTATCCATGGCGATTTTAAAGCATAA
- a CDS encoding NmrA family transcriptional regulator produces the protein MEHSILNINGPELMTISDLVNIGNKVTGNDVKYQEITDEQDYEVFDKMGVPRTTDGKFKKDSSAPFSSDGMVTFGKAIREGKMGTFSKDFFKLTGQQPRTVLNMFENSDEYQIGARHSVDA, from the coding sequence TTGGAACACTCAATTTTAAACATCAATGGACCAGAATTAATGACAATTTCTGACTTAGTAAATATCGGAAACAAGGTTACTGGTAACGATGTTAAATACCAAGAAATCACTGATGAACAAGATTATGAAGTCTTCGATAAAATGGGTGTTCCTCGTACTACCGATGGTAAATTCAAAAAAGACAGTTCTGCTCCCTTCTCATCAGATGGTATGGTAACTTTTGGTAAAGCCATTCGTGAAGGTAAAATGGGTACTTTCTCTAAAGACTTCTTCAAGCTAACTGGTCAACAACCACGTACTGTTCTAAACATGTTTGAAAACTCTGATGAATATCAAATCGGTGCACGTCATTCAGTTGATGCATAA
- a CDS encoding LysR family transcriptional regulator → MNFTRLHYFCDVARLHSFSKAADENFISQTAISQQVAKLEKELNVTLIDRNKLPIELTRIGEVVNRRSLIILEQYGVLKGEIAQLRQTQNTLTVAYPNGAVEPVEQLVLPKIQTIDDLELYLVKSDLNDIQDKLLNQTVDLAITFDSEITDKDQLSTINLAKGNYDVVVGTNHPWYQRKAINPEELLNERVIYVANRPNTNSYLKMRDHAKQDNVPLNIVATVSDIDTAFLLVQLNKGITFMPDYKKISSEFNNLHRIQIKNTKHTYKICLAWRKNNTNPDLQKVISLFRR, encoded by the coding sequence ATGAATTTTACTCGTCTACATTATTTTTGCGACGTCGCTCGTCTGCATAGTTTTTCAAAAGCTGCTGATGAAAATTTCATATCTCAAACAGCTATCAGCCAACAAGTTGCAAAATTAGAAAAAGAACTTAATGTCACATTAATCGACCGTAATAAATTGCCAATCGAATTAACTCGAATTGGCGAAGTAGTCAATCGCCGTTCTTTAATAATCCTCGAACAATACGGCGTTTTAAAGGGTGAGATTGCCCAATTACGTCAGACTCAAAATACTTTAACTGTGGCCTACCCTAATGGTGCTGTAGAACCCGTCGAGCAACTAGTTTTACCTAAAATTCAAACTATCGATGATTTAGAGTTGTATTTAGTAAAAAGTGATTTAAACGATATTCAAGATAAACTACTAAATCAAACCGTCGACCTAGCAATTACCTTTGACTCAGAAATCACCGATAAAGACCAATTATCCACGATTAATCTCGCTAAAGGAAATTACGATGTTGTAGTCGGAACCAACCATCCCTGGTATCAAAGAAAGGCCATTAATCCTGAAGAATTGCTCAATGAAAGAGTCATTTACGTCGCCAATCGCCCAAATACTAATTCCTATTTAAAAATGCGCGATCATGCTAAACAAGATAATGTTCCACTTAATATCGTAGCAACTGTTTCTGACATAGATACTGCTTTTTTATTAGTCCAACTGAACAAAGGGATTACTTTCATGCCCGATTATAAAAAAATCTCAAGTGAGTTCAATAATCTTCATCGCATTCAAATAAAAAATACCAAACATACTTATAAAATTTGTTTGGCTTGGCGAAAAAACAATACTAATCCCGATTTACAAAAAGTTATTAGTCTATTTAGAAGATAG